Within the Clostridia bacterium genome, the region TCGCATTTGGTATTAAAATCATCGTTATGATTCTGGGTGCAGGCGGAATTGCTACTATGTGGGAAGCTGTCTTTGCAGATGTCGGTGTTACACTTATAGCAGTCTTCAATTCAATTAGAGTAATGAAAAACAAAACAGTGGCAGTCTAGTACTACCACTGTTTATCTATACTCAATTCCACTCTAAGGACATAAAAGCAACTAATTTACCGGATATATACGCAACTAGGTTTATTACATGTAGAAATATAAATGTTAGAAAAAACCCGACAACCATATATATTAGGGATTTTTCAAAGGAAGAGAAGTAATCCGGTGCCAAATAGTAAAAGATATCATACTGAAAAATATCTATATTAATGCTTTGGATTATTGCACTGTATGTGATAGGTGCTGAAATAAGGGCAAGACTTATTGAGAGCAAAGTTACCACCACTACAAAAGAAAAAATACCGGCTGGAAATTTGATAATAAGAAAAATAAGACTTTTCCATGCTTTCAGGTCAAACACCTGAGCTTTAAATCTTTTCCAAAACCCGTTTGCAGGTGCCTCTGTCATATCTGACGGAGGAATTTCAGTTCCTAAGAATTGTCTCGCAAGTGTTCTTTCAAATGCCATAAAATATTTAGAAATATAAAACATAAACATTATCAGTGGCAAACCAATAAAAATGGGAACAAGACCAACCCCCAGTGAAAAACCGGTTACAAAAAATATGAAATAAAATATCCCTAGCGGAAATGCAAGAAGGAGGTAAAAAATATTTGCATAAGTTCTGGATTGTGCAGCTACCTTAAAAAAGTTATTAAAGAAATTTTGAAGAGGTTTTTTTGATTCTTCCATGTATCTATC harbors:
- a CDS encoding sensor domain-containing protein; the encoded protein is MEESKKPLQNFFNNFFKVAAQSRTYANIFYLLLAFPLGIFYFIFFVTGFSLGVGLVPIFIGLPLIMFMFYISKYFMAFERTLARQFLGTEIPPSDMTEAPANGFWKRFKAQVFDLKAWKSLIFLIIKFPAGIFSFVVVVTLLSISLALISAPITYSAIIQSINIDIFQYDIFYYLAPDYFSSFEKSLIYMVVGFFLTFIFLHVINLVAYISGKLVAFMSLEWN